A region of Ornithorhynchus anatinus isolate Pmale09 chromosome 5, mOrnAna1.pri.v4, whole genome shotgun sequence DNA encodes the following proteins:
- the C5H19orf47 gene encoding uncharacterized protein C19orf47 homolog isoform X2 has protein sequence MVSVTMATSEWIQFFKEAGIPPGPAVNYAVMFVDNRIQKNMLLDLNKEIMNELGVTVVGDIIAILKHAKVVYRQDVCKAATESMSSSPGGLQSELRRSANCAATRMIANSLSRDSPPSTPVRRPETATSKISVTVSNKMAVKNAKAAAVADPVDESPDVPVKRRRVTAEMEGKYIINMPKGTTPRTRKILEQQAARGLQRTSVFDRLGAETKADTTSANKPTGVFSRLGDALEPEEDRAADSDDDSSSVLQYAGVLKRTSKLPPKDSPKPGVPVKAKATSSQAKPAAPTLRRLDAGRGAPERKAEPLPKVSVVQRLGKAAPPPEAQDCRVTSTKSPPTRRSLPATVHPLKRPRRRPWRPAARNR, from the exons ATGGTGTCGGTCACCATGG cCACATCAGAGTGGATCCAGTTCTTTAAGGAAGCTGGGATCCCACCAGGACCTGCCGTCAACTACGCCGTGATGTTTGTGGACAAcag GATCCAGAAGAACATGCTGCTGGACCTCAACAAGGAGATCATGAATGAGCTAGGGGTGACCGTCGTGGGCGACATCATCGCCATCCTCAAGCACGCCAAGGTGGTGTACCGTCAG GACGTGTGCAAGGCGGCGACCGAGTCCATGTCCTCCAGCCCTGGTGGCCTGCAGTCGGAACTGAGGCGTAGTGCCAACTGTG CGGCCACGCGGATGATCGCCAACAGCCTGAGCCGggattctcccccctccaccccggtgCGAAGGCCCGAAACTGCCACCTCTAAGATCTCCGTCACCGTGTCCAACAAGATGGCCGTGAAGAACGCCAAGGCTGcag CCGTGGCCGACCCTGTGGACGAGAGCCCCGACGTCCCAGTGAAGCGGCGCCGGGTGACGGCGGAGATGGAGGGGAAGTACATCATCAACATGCCCAAGGGGACCACCCCGCGGACACGCAAGATCCTGGAGCAGCAGGCCGCCAGGG GACTCCAGAGGACGTCCGTGTTCGACCGGCTCGGCGCTGAAACCAAGGCGGACACCACCAGTGCAaacaag CCCACCGGGGTCTTCAGCCGCCTGGGGGACGCCCTGGAACCCGAGGAAGACCGGGCGGCCGACAGCGATGACGACAGCAGCTCGGTGCTGCAGTACGCCGGGGTCCTCAAGAGGACGTCCAAGCTCCCGCCCAAGGACAGCCCCAAGCCCGGCGTCCCCGTCAAGGCCAAGGCCACCAGCTCCCAGGCCAAGCCGGCCGCCCCCACCCTCCGGCGGCTCGACgccgggcggggggctccggAGAGGAAGGCCGAGCCGCTCCCCAAAGTCAGCGTGGTCCAGAGACTGGGcaaggcggccccgccccccgaagcCCAGGACTGCAGAGTGACCAGCACCAAGA GCCCGCCCACCCGCCGCTCCCTGCCCGCCACCGTCCATCCGTTGAAGCGCCCTCGCCGCCGCCCGTGGCGCCCGGCCGCTCGGAACCGTTAG
- the C5H19orf47 gene encoding uncharacterized protein C19orf47 homolog isoform X1 codes for MVSVTMATSEWIQFFKEAGIPPGPAVNYAVMFVDNRIQKNMLLDLNKEIMNELGVTVVGDIIAILKHAKVVYRQDVCKAATESMSSSPGGLQSELRRSANCAATRMIANSLSRDSPPSTPVRRPETATSKISVTVSNKMAVKNAKAAAVADPVDESPDVPVKRRRVTAEMEGKYIINMPKGTTPRTRKILEQQAARGLQRTSVFDRLGAETKADTTSANKPTGVFSRLGDALEPEEDRAADSDDDSSSVLQYAGVLKRTSKLPPKDSPKPGVPVKAKATSSQAKPAAPTLRRLDAGRGAPERKAEPLPKVSVVQRLGKAAPPPEAQDCRVTSTKSKSPARFRLIIQRTVASASVSSSSGGGGGASEGHGAQMDNTGPVSVFKRLGRKSN; via the exons ATGGTGTCGGTCACCATGG cCACATCAGAGTGGATCCAGTTCTTTAAGGAAGCTGGGATCCCACCAGGACCTGCCGTCAACTACGCCGTGATGTTTGTGGACAAcag GATCCAGAAGAACATGCTGCTGGACCTCAACAAGGAGATCATGAATGAGCTAGGGGTGACCGTCGTGGGCGACATCATCGCCATCCTCAAGCACGCCAAGGTGGTGTACCGTCAG GACGTGTGCAAGGCGGCGACCGAGTCCATGTCCTCCAGCCCTGGTGGCCTGCAGTCGGAACTGAGGCGTAGTGCCAACTGTG CGGCCACGCGGATGATCGCCAACAGCCTGAGCCGggattctcccccctccaccccggtgCGAAGGCCCGAAACTGCCACCTCTAAGATCTCCGTCACCGTGTCCAACAAGATGGCCGTGAAGAACGCCAAGGCTGcag CCGTGGCCGACCCTGTGGACGAGAGCCCCGACGTCCCAGTGAAGCGGCGCCGGGTGACGGCGGAGATGGAGGGGAAGTACATCATCAACATGCCCAAGGGGACCACCCCGCGGACACGCAAGATCCTGGAGCAGCAGGCCGCCAGGG GACTCCAGAGGACGTCCGTGTTCGACCGGCTCGGCGCTGAAACCAAGGCGGACACCACCAGTGCAaacaag CCCACCGGGGTCTTCAGCCGCCTGGGGGACGCCCTGGAACCCGAGGAAGACCGGGCGGCCGACAGCGATGACGACAGCAGCTCGGTGCTGCAGTACGCCGGGGTCCTCAAGAGGACGTCCAAGCTCCCGCCCAAGGACAGCCCCAAGCCCGGCGTCCCCGTCAAGGCCAAGGCCACCAGCTCCCAGGCCAAGCCGGCCGCCCCCACCCTCCGGCGGCTCGACgccgggcggggggctccggAGAGGAAGGCCGAGCCGCTCCCCAAAGTCAGCGTGGTCCAGAGACTGGGcaaggcggccccgccccccgaagcCCAGGACTGCAGAGTGACCAGCACCAAGAGTAAGTCCCCGGCCAGGTTCCGGCTCATCATTCAGCGGACCGTGGCGTCCGCGAgcgtcagcagcagcagcggcggcggcggcggcgccagcGAGGGTCACGGTGCCCAGATGGACAACACGGGCCCCGTGAGCGTGTTCAAGAGACTCGGACGCAAGAGCAACTAG
- the C5H19orf47 gene encoding uncharacterized protein C19orf47 homolog isoform X3 translates to MFVDNRIQKNMLLDLNKEIMNELGVTVVGDIIAILKHAKVVYRQDVCKAATESMSSSPGGLQSELRRSANCAATRMIANSLSRDSPPSTPVRRPETATSKISVTVSNKMAVKNAKAAAVADPVDESPDVPVKRRRVTAEMEGKYIINMPKGTTPRTRKILEQQAARGLQRTSVFDRLGAETKADTTSANKPTGVFSRLGDALEPEEDRAADSDDDSSSVLQYAGVLKRTSKLPPKDSPKPGVPVKAKATSSQAKPAAPTLRRLDAGRGAPERKAEPLPKVSVVQRLGKAAPPPEAQDCRVTSTKSKSPARFRLIIQRTVASASVSSSSGGGGGASEGHGAQMDNTGPVSVFKRLGRKSN, encoded by the exons ATGTTTGTGGACAAcag GATCCAGAAGAACATGCTGCTGGACCTCAACAAGGAGATCATGAATGAGCTAGGGGTGACCGTCGTGGGCGACATCATCGCCATCCTCAAGCACGCCAAGGTGGTGTACCGTCAG GACGTGTGCAAGGCGGCGACCGAGTCCATGTCCTCCAGCCCTGGTGGCCTGCAGTCGGAACTGAGGCGTAGTGCCAACTGTG CGGCCACGCGGATGATCGCCAACAGCCTGAGCCGggattctcccccctccaccccggtgCGAAGGCCCGAAACTGCCACCTCTAAGATCTCCGTCACCGTGTCCAACAAGATGGCCGTGAAGAACGCCAAGGCTGcag CCGTGGCCGACCCTGTGGACGAGAGCCCCGACGTCCCAGTGAAGCGGCGCCGGGTGACGGCGGAGATGGAGGGGAAGTACATCATCAACATGCCCAAGGGGACCACCCCGCGGACACGCAAGATCCTGGAGCAGCAGGCCGCCAGGG GACTCCAGAGGACGTCCGTGTTCGACCGGCTCGGCGCTGAAACCAAGGCGGACACCACCAGTGCAaacaag CCCACCGGGGTCTTCAGCCGCCTGGGGGACGCCCTGGAACCCGAGGAAGACCGGGCGGCCGACAGCGATGACGACAGCAGCTCGGTGCTGCAGTACGCCGGGGTCCTCAAGAGGACGTCCAAGCTCCCGCCCAAGGACAGCCCCAAGCCCGGCGTCCCCGTCAAGGCCAAGGCCACCAGCTCCCAGGCCAAGCCGGCCGCCCCCACCCTCCGGCGGCTCGACgccgggcggggggctccggAGAGGAAGGCCGAGCCGCTCCCCAAAGTCAGCGTGGTCCAGAGACTGGGcaaggcggccccgccccccgaagcCCAGGACTGCAGAGTGACCAGCACCAAGAGTAAGTCCCCGGCCAGGTTCCGGCTCATCATTCAGCGGACCGTGGCGTCCGCGAgcgtcagcagcagcagcggcggcggcggcggcgccagcGAGGGTCACGGTGCCCAGATGGACAACACGGGCCCCGTGAGCGTGTTCAAGAGACTCGGACGCAAGAGCAACTAG